The Rhododendron vialii isolate Sample 1 chromosome 1a, ASM3025357v1 region GGACCTCATATCCGACCCTCCTCAATACATGATCAGTGAACCCCCACACCAAGCCTACCTGGCTTAACCACATATGAGCAGACTAATGGTAAGGTCACTCGATCTCTGTATTAATACAGTTCCACGGCACCTTAGCCAATAATATCATAATCAATAACAACACATATTccactttcaaaaatttaacaaatagTATATCACTAGGTATTAAAAGGAGTACAGAACGAAAGTAAAGAAACGATTctagaaaatgaaaagtgaaatgaTCCGACCCGGCTGACCATGAATCTCTTTTTGGCCCCCTTGGCCTTAAAAGGTACGCACCTATGTAGCCCTAGGTGGGCGTTAATATACTAAGTGAAATTCTAGCTTCCAAGCAATATAAGGACTAAAGTACCAACTTTTCTCGAAATCTCGGGTATTACAGAAAGAATATCGTATACTCCCGAATTACCTCAATCATCATGACCATTAAATATGTAGCTTCCACCTCAACAAACAATAACCCAAAATTTGACAATGATCGGACTTGAATTCCCTATTGAAACTCTAAGATCACATTCTAACATATATCTTTGGGCAAAAGAACGGTGCTACTGGCacagcagctgctgtacaaATGCTACTGTTTTTCTCTGCCCATTTCTCGTTGCGTTTCCCAGTGTTCTGTACACATGCATCCTCTGTACACCATCACTAGCCACGCACACATATATAGTGActaccttttccttttctattctTTGAAAACCTAGGAATACTAGAAATTTCTGTGGAAAAAAATAGGgtgttacaatctatccccttGAAATAATTTTATCCTTGAAATTTTACAATtcgaaatacaaaaactactagTCTTTTTcatcaacaaagaaaaatacaGGGCATTATTATATTGAGAGTTTGGAAGCGAATGTAATTACTGATGCATCGACCGGCAAGAAGTAATCTGTTTTTACGCAGTGGAGGAATTTACTCTCTCTATGGTTGATAAGAATATATTGTATGTGATTACTAGACAACCTAATTGAGAAACaattccaaattcaaaaaaattgagagataATTCAGTGGATTTTGAGACACTCTTAAATACTTCGGAACACAACACATTTATGTGAAGTTCATAAACTTACTAAAAAATTCACATAAATACGTGGTGTTACGGGTTATTGGTCACCAAAGTCCTCTAGGAGCAACCAATTACGATTTCCAATctaattaggccccgtttccgATGAATTACAAGTTGTATACTAtaactttttttgttgtctttattttaaaaaatttgtgattgataactttgtgccaaattttttctGTATTATTACTACTATCAAAGATAAggaataataaaagaaaagtacTCCTTAAACGTTActaacttttacacaagtatttttaaaaatattaaatataattcaaaaagtcaGCTTTTATTACTGGAGTATTTCAGAGAGAAAATGGAGAGTACTTTTACCAAAAAAGGGCGAGTCCACCCTTACTCCGTCAGTTCCTTTCTGAACTTTTCCAcccttgctctctctctctctctctctctctctctctcttctctgtgtgtgtgtgtcagtgtgtgtgtgtcaagTGTCTGTGTGTGGAGCAGGACGCTTCTAATCCGACTACAATCTCCATCTTCTTAGATCAGTTTCTTCTCTACCTTCACATTTCACATTCGACAGTTGAAGCTGTAAGCCTGTAACTGTAATAAGAGACCTCTATTTCTCTACGTGTttcccctcttcttctttttttacgtTACTGCTGAGAAAAGGCATCTGGCCCCTTCAAAAACCTATCGATCAACGACATGAATGAAAATACTATACTCCACTTACCAAACAAAGTTGTATACTTGCATGATATGAACTTTTTGCTAGATAAAGGAGTACGTTTTTAAAATGGGTTTGTTTAGTTACTTAGTTCAGGCCCAAACAGCTtcaaatgggctttttttttcttcttctcgtATTTGTTTGTTCCCTTTTCCGGAGAGAGGTGTTAGAACTTTCAATGATTGTGTATATAAAAGATAACTCTAACATGCCTTTATGTAGGGTAGGCTACAAAACTTGAGCACCAAGAACGCTAAATAAATTAGCAAAAGACACGTAACAAAGAAACTTAGACTAATTAGGAAACACGAATAATGGCCTAGACTAAACAGAAAACATAATAGAACCAAGGAACTATGGTAACATAGTATTTtctaatattatgttaacaaGAAGGATATATGATATCTCTATTTCTCAACGCGTTACGGGTGTGGTTgaaaatgttttgttttttcaaccTTCCCTCTTTAATGTTTATCCTTCCATTTGTTGCTGGAAATGTTATGTACGTTTTCAGAAATTGAAAATATGGTAGAAAGAAACGAAAATTGTAATAGTTCATGACCTAGTGTTTGATTATTTGTTGATTTGTGTGAAGATTTAAACGTAACCAAATGATGTGCATGGTTCCAGTTGAACGAATTTCTAGGTGTTCTGAATATATGCAATCTTGTATCTTTCTAATGTGATGGTGTCATTTTCAGAATCTGCAATGGATACTACTGAGGAGGGAAAAGTTGCAAAAGAGCCCTCCGCTGGGAAAGTCCCCGACCTTACCCACAGTGCGtgatcatttttattttgttcaattCTCGGGATTTGTCACAAgaacattttattcataatggGTGtcgtttttcttgttttgtggaATTTAATTTGAACTAGATGTAAGGAAGATGAGTCAGATGACAAACAGTGCTGTAAGTGAAATGAAAAAGATAGCAGAGCATTTCGATTTGTATGACAAAGATATTAAGAATCGGGAAAAAGagttggaggaggagagaaggAAGATCGAATCTGAGAAGAAAGCGGTATATAGACTTTTTACTACTTGAATTGATTAAAGAAATTTTGTGTAATTGATTACCTATTGTGGAGTGGCATTTCTGTGAAATATAACCACCGTGGACTGCATGGGGTATTAATTTGGACAAgaaatttggtttggttccaGACTGAGAGAGCAATTCTTTCAAAAGTTAAAGAATCTGAAGATGCTTTAAGGTTGGCAGAAGAACGAAAGGTAGTGTGCCCTGTTTCTAATTATGTTAGTAGAGTGACAATTGTGTTGTTGAGTCGTGTTAATTTCATTTTTGCATGATTCACTATGAGTTTCTATGGCAGAAAGAAAACGAAGAGCTCCATAGTAGGATTACTGAACTGCAGAACAATCTTGGAAATTCTATGACTTTGGCTTTCGAACGAAAGGTAAGATTAcctgttttttttaaactagtAATGTAAGTTAAATGCCATTATACCAATTATGGAGATGAATTCAACTATTTATACTATTGCAAATATTATATGAGTTTCTATGGCAGAAAGAAAACGAAGGGCTCCGTTGCAAGATTGCTGAACGGTGGGAGAAACTTAAAGATGCTGTAACGTTGGCAGGAGAACAAAAGGTAATATGGCCTGTTTTCTATTATTCATTATgtaagtaaaaagaaaatatttgtaGCTGAATTCAACTGGTTAAACTTTTGCATGATATATTATGAGTTTCTATGGCAGAAAGAAAACGAAGAGCTCTGTAGGAGGATTACTGAAGCACAGAAGGAACTTGAAAATGCTTTAAGGTTGGCAGGAGAACAAAAGGTAATATGGCCTTCTTTGCATTATCTATATGTAAGTAAAAAGACAATTATTCAACTGAATTTCATTAGTTTGACTATTTTGTATTGTATCTGGACTTTCAATGCCAGACGGAAAAGGAAGAACTCCATAAAATGGTTGCTGAACTACAGAAGAAACTTGAGTCCAAGAAGGCTCTGGAGTTGGCACTGAAGGTCATTAGAGAGTTCAATGAGGATGGAGAAGTTGGTCTTAAGGACAAGATGAATGGTGAGGTGGGGCTTAAGAAGAAGACGGGTGCGATTCACTGGAAACAGAGAAGAAAGCGCTCGAGCCGACTTTATCCATCAGAAGATAAGGACAAATATATTGAACATATGGAATCGCTCAACAACATTCTTACTGCTAAGGAACTGAAGAGCAACGATGAGTTGCAAGAAGCCCGCAAAGAGTTAATTAATGTAAGTAATATCGTATCCTCACGGTAAGACTTTGGTGTTAGAAAACTCAAGAGCCTTGATCAATGGGTTTTGAAAAGTGCTATTTAGTGCCTTTTGATTGCTGTCTGTGGGTTGAATAAAATTTCTTAGTGCAATGGTACCATTTCGGTAGCAGGAGCCAGGAGGTCTAGAGAGCAGAAGCAGAGCAAAATCAACAAGATCTATAGATATGTTTTCCTTTCTATTTCTTTGGTGCAGTTACATAAATTTTCTCAAGTTGAGTCTTATTTTTTTCCGGTAAGGGTACTTTTCGTTAGAAGaccaaacaaaatgaaacaacCAGA contains the following coding sequences:
- the LOC131302891 gene encoding factor of DNA methylation 1-like isoform X1, producing the protein MDTTEEGKVAKEPSAGKVPDLTHNVRKMSQMTNSAVSEMKKIAEHFDLYDKDIKNREKELEEERRKIESEKKATERAILSKVKESEDALRLAEERKKENEELHSRITELQNNLGNSMTLAFERKKENEGLRCKIAERWEKLKDAVTLAGEQKKENEELCRRITEAQKELENALRLAGEQKTEKEELHKMVAELQKKLESKKALELALKVIREFNEDGEVGLKDKMNGEVGLKKKTGAIHWKQRRKRSSRLYPSEDKDKYIEHMESLNNILTAKELKSNDELQEARKELINGFLDSQAYIGVKIMGVLDSKPFQTAIKRRYTGEAAQNKQTAYKATYGKVTTRREYEGDATDEQALELCSLWESYLTDPSWHPFKVVRTGGDHKEVIDKEDEKLKTLKEEYGNEVYEAVTTALIEMNDYNPSGRYVVYELWNFKEERKSTLKEGVSYLLKQLKLYKRRRTTRS
- the LOC131302891 gene encoding factor of DNA methylation 4-like isoform X2: MDTTEEGKVAKEPSAGKVPDLTHNVRKMSQMTNSAVSEMKKIAEHFDLYDKDIKNREKELEEERRKIESEKKATERAILSKVKESEDALRLAEERKKENEELHSRITELQNNLGNSMTLAFERKKENEELCRRITEAQKELENALRLAGEQKTEKEELHKMVAELQKKLESKKALELALKVIREFNEDGEVGLKDKMNGEVGLKKKTGAIHWKQRRKRSSRLYPSEDKDKYIEHMESLNNILTAKELKSNDELQEARKELINGFLDSQAYIGVKIMGVLDSKPFQTAIKRRYTGEAAQNKQTAYKATYGKVTTRREYEGDATDEQALELCSLWESYLTDPSWHPFKVVRTGGDHKEVIDKEDEKLKTLKEEYGNEVYEAVTTALIEMNDYNPSGRYVVYELWNFKEERKSTLKEGVSYLLKQLKLYKRRRTTRS